A portion of the Amyelois transitella isolate CPQ chromosome 2, ilAmyTran1.1, whole genome shotgun sequence genome contains these proteins:
- the LOC106143003 gene encoding uncharacterized protein LOC106143003, translating to MSHTKSENKGAGEPLSLDRVGVRVPPFYPSKPKLWFASLESQFVLAGVTSEATKYHYAVSHLEPQYVEIVEDIIEAPATADKYETLKSELVKRLSASREKQVQQLLHHEELGDRKPSQFLRRLRGLAGSEVPDDLLRTLWASRLPNSVQTIIASQARMKLDEVAELADQVLDAVSPNLQAAGVSTKHDSGSSEIAALTRQVEALADKVDRMSRSKSRTRQSSSRRGRSTSTRSHSNYRKFPTCWYHYKFGDKAKRCVKPCDYTGNA from the coding sequence ATGTCGCATACAAAGAGTGAGAACAAAGGAGCCGGAGAGCCGCTTTCGTTGGATCGCGTAGGCGTAAGAGTACCTCCTTTTTATCCATCGAAACCCAAGCTTTGGTTTGCTTCGCTGGAAAGCCAATTTGTTCTAGCTGGAGTTACGTCAGAGGCGACGAAATACCACTATGCAGTATCGCATCTAGAACCTCAGTACGTGGAGATCGTCGAAGATATCATCGAGGCGCCAGCTACGGCAGATAAGTATGAGACGCTTAAATCGGAGCTCGTAAAGAGGTTGTCAGCTTCCCGCGAAAAGCAGGTCCAGCAACTACTTCATCATGAAGAATTGGGAGATCGCAAACCATCGCAGTTCCTGCGGCGGTTAAGGGGATTAGCTGGTTCTGAGGTGCCAGACGATTTACTCAGAACTCTCTGGGCCAGCCGTTTACCCAACAGCGTACAAACCATCATTGCGTCGCAGGCTAGGATGAAACTTGATGAGGTCGCCGAGCTAGCTGATCAAGTGCTGGATGCAGTATCACCGAATTTGCAAGCAGCAGGAGTTTCCACAAAACACGATAGTGGGTCGAGTGAGATTGCTGCGTTAACACGACAAGTCGAAGCGCTAGCTGACAAGGTCGACCGTATGTCGCGGTCAAAGTCAAGAACCAGGCAGTCTTCAAGTCGTCGTGGTCGCTCTACGTCAACAAGATCGCACTCGAATTACAGGAAGTTCCCGACATGCTGGTATCACTACAAGTTCGGTGATAAAGCAAAAAGATGTGTCAAGCCGTGTGACTATACGGGAAATGCGTAA